Proteins encoded by one window of Ramlibacter tataouinensis:
- the pyrE gene encoding orotate phosphoribosyltransferase, translating into MVAARGQDALAQEFVQFAVEAGVLRFGEFRTKAGRLSPYFFNAGLFDDGAKLGRLAQFYARRILASGIEFDMLFGPAYKGIPLAAAVAIELARAGRNVPYAYNRKEAKDHGEGGHLVGAPVRGRVLIVDDVMSAGTAARESIALIRAAGATPHAVAIALDRQEKATEDGRDVAHSAVQYVRGQLGLQVCAIAELADLLAYLEQHAGGELGAHYARVLAYREQYGVD; encoded by the coding sequence ATGGTGGCAGCGCGCGGCCAGGACGCCCTGGCGCAGGAGTTCGTGCAATTTGCGGTGGAAGCCGGCGTGCTGCGCTTCGGCGAGTTCAGGACCAAGGCCGGTCGCCTGTCGCCCTACTTCTTCAATGCGGGGCTGTTCGACGACGGCGCCAAGCTCGGCCGGCTGGCGCAATTCTATGCACGCCGCATCCTGGCTTCGGGCATCGAGTTCGACATGCTGTTCGGGCCGGCCTACAAGGGCATCCCGCTGGCGGCGGCGGTCGCGATCGAGCTGGCGCGCGCCGGGCGCAACGTGCCCTACGCCTACAACCGCAAGGAAGCCAAGGACCACGGGGAGGGCGGCCACCTGGTCGGCGCGCCGGTGCGCGGCCGGGTGCTGATCGTCGACGACGTGATGTCGGCCGGCACCGCCGCGCGCGAATCGATCGCGCTGATCCGCGCCGCCGGCGCCACGCCGCATGCGGTGGCGATCGCGCTGGACCGCCAGGAGAAGGCGACCGAGGATGGCCGAGACGTCGCGCACAGCGCCGTGCAGTACGTGCGCGGCCAGCTCGGCCTGCAGGTGTGCGCGATCGCGGAGCTGGCCGACCTGCTGGCCTATCTGGAGCAGCACGCCGGCGGCGAACTCGGCGCGCATTACGCCCGGGTGCTGGCGTACCGGGAGCAATACGGGGTCGACTGA
- a CDS encoding exodeoxyribonuclease III produces MGNSLFKLTSLNLNGIRSAANKGVEQWLAQAKPDCICVQEVKAQAPDVQGRFEELAGLKGHFHFAQKKGYSGVAAYSRHEPTDVITGFGSEEFDAEGRYVELRFDTPQRKFSVISAYFPSGSSGEERQQAKFRFLAEFEPHLLRLKGEREFVLCGDVNIAHKEQDLKNWRSNQKNSGFLPEERAWMTKLLEQHRVVDVYRHLQPHTTGESYTWWSNRGQAYANNVGWRLDYHLATPNVAVTARREEIYRAEKFSDHAPVTVEYELKM; encoded by the coding sequence ATGGGAAATTCCTTGTTCAAGCTCACCAGCCTCAACCTCAACGGCATCCGTTCCGCCGCGAACAAGGGCGTGGAGCAATGGCTGGCGCAGGCGAAGCCGGATTGTATTTGCGTGCAGGAGGTCAAGGCCCAGGCGCCCGACGTGCAGGGCCGCTTCGAGGAGCTGGCCGGCCTGAAGGGCCACTTCCATTTCGCCCAGAAGAAGGGCTACTCGGGCGTGGCGGCGTACAGCCGGCACGAACCGACCGACGTGATCACCGGCTTCGGCTCCGAGGAGTTCGATGCCGAGGGCCGCTACGTCGAACTGCGCTTCGACACGCCGCAGCGCAAGTTCTCCGTCATCAGCGCCTACTTCCCCAGCGGCTCCTCGGGCGAGGAGCGCCAGCAGGCCAAGTTCCGCTTCCTGGCCGAGTTCGAGCCGCATCTGCTGCGCCTGAAGGGCGAGCGCGAATTCGTGCTGTGCGGCGACGTCAACATCGCGCACAAGGAGCAGGACCTGAAGAACTGGCGCAGCAACCAGAAGAACAGCGGCTTCCTGCCGGAGGAGCGGGCCTGGATGACCAAGCTGCTGGAGCAGCACCGCGTGGTCGATGTCTACCGCCACCTGCAGCCGCACACCACCGGCGAGAGCTACACGTGGTGGAGCAACCGCGGCCAGGCCTATGCCAACAACGTCGGCTGGCGGCTGGACTACCACCTGGCCACGCCCAACGTCGCCGTCACGGCCCGGCGCGAGGAGATCTACCGCGCCGAGAAGTTCTCCGACCACGCGCCGGTGACGGTGGAGTACGAGTTGAAGATGTAG
- a CDS encoding response regulator yields the protein MDARNRLLVVDDDPSVRAMLHDYLEGHGFDVDEAGSGPQMRRQLEHHLPDAVLLDIRLPGEDGLALARYLREHYDLGLIMVTASGDVVDRVVGLEIGADDYIAKPFDMRELLARLKSVLRRLQARPTAAAVSGIATRAGGRQRFGRCEIDVESHRLFELGGGEIPITPMEFELLTTFLANPNRVLTRDQLLMRTRNRESGPFDRSIDIRIGRLRRKVEPDPGGEPRCIRTVRNAGYMFVPG from the coding sequence ATGGACGCGCGCAACCGTTTGCTCGTGGTGGACGACGACCCGTCGGTGCGGGCGATGCTGCACGACTACCTCGAAGGCCACGGCTTCGACGTGGACGAGGCGGGCAGCGGACCGCAGATGCGCCGGCAGCTGGAGCACCACCTGCCGGACGCCGTCCTGCTGGACATCCGGCTGCCCGGCGAGGACGGGCTGGCGCTGGCGCGCTACCTGCGCGAACACTACGACCTCGGCCTGATCATGGTCACCGCCTCGGGCGACGTGGTCGACCGCGTGGTGGGGCTGGAGATCGGCGCCGACGACTACATCGCCAAGCCGTTCGACATGCGCGAGCTGCTGGCCCGCCTCAAGAGCGTGCTGCGGCGGCTGCAGGCCAGGCCGACCGCCGCGGCCGTCTCCGGCATCGCGACCCGGGCGGGCGGGCGGCAGCGCTTCGGCCGCTGCGAGATCGACGTCGAATCGCACCGCCTGTTCGAGCTCGGCGGCGGCGAGATCCCGATCACGCCGATGGAGTTCGAGCTCCTCACGACCTTCCTGGCCAACCCGAACCGGGTGCTCACGCGCGACCAGCTGCTGATGCGCACGCGCAACCGCGAATCGGGCCCGTTCGACCGCTCGATCGACATCCGCATCGGCCGCCTGCGCCGCAAGGTGGAGCCCGATCCCGGCGGCGAGCCGCGCTGCATCCGCACGGTGCGCAACGCCGGCTACATGTTCGTCCCCGGCTGA
- a CDS encoding HIT family protein, whose product MEPTIFTRILRREVPAAIVYEDELTFAFMDAGQLNPGHVLVATRQPAETLLDIDEDTAAALFRTVHRVAKAVHAAFQPEGLTILQANKASGWQTVPHLHVHVLPRHADDGVGLVWPRKNPSIDELRQLAAKIRL is encoded by the coding sequence TTGGAACCGACCATCTTCACCCGCATCCTCCGGCGCGAAGTGCCGGCGGCGATCGTGTACGAAGACGAACTGACCTTCGCCTTCATGGACGCGGGCCAGCTCAACCCCGGTCACGTGCTGGTGGCCACGCGGCAGCCGGCCGAGACCCTGCTCGACATCGACGAGGACACGGCCGCCGCGCTGTTCCGCACCGTGCACCGGGTCGCGAAGGCGGTGCACGCCGCCTTCCAGCCGGAAGGCCTGACCATCCTGCAGGCCAACAAGGCGTCGGGCTGGCAGACCGTGCCGCACCTGCACGTGCACGTGCTGCCGCGCCATGCCGATGACGGGGTCGGGCTGGTGTGGCCGCGCAAGAATCCATCGATCGACGAGCTGCGGCAGCTCGCCGCGAAGATCCGGCTCTGA